The following nucleotide sequence is from Solidesulfovibrio carbinolicus.
GCCAACGACCAGGACCTGGGTGACTTCGTAGTAGGGGATGGAGAAATCGACTTTCTGGGCGCGTTCGGCGGTGGCGCTCATGCCGGAAGCGATGATGTCGATCTTTTTGGCCAAAAGGGCGGGGATGATGCCGTCCCAATCCATGGGCTGGTGTTTGACCTTGAAGCCCATCTTTTTGGCGATCCAGTCCAGGGATTCGACGTCGAAGCCGGTGGGTTTGCCGGCCTTGTCGACGAAGCCGAAGGGCGGAAAGCCGAAATCGATGCCGTTGACGTAGACTTTTTCCTCGGCCTGGGCCAGGCCGCCGAAGCACAGGACAAAGGCGGCCAGGGCGGCCAGAAGAAGGCCAAAACGTTTGCGCATGGTTCGCTCCCGGGGTTGAAGGTGGCAGATGCGGGGACAAGAACGTATCCGACGTCGCCGGGTGTCCGGCGCGACTGGCCAAGCTCAAATCCGCAAGCGAAAAAAGTAACAGACAACCCCCTGGCGATCAAGGCCGGCGTCGGCCGGGCGGGCCGGAAACAGGGCGCTTGGGCCGTTGCCTTGGTCTCCCCGCCGAACTGCGCGGAATCATAAAAACACATCTCAGGCGGGTTGAGCCGCGAGGGGGCCACGGTAAACGAATTCTCCTCGTGTTCGCGGGCTTCAAGGAAGATTTTTCAAGCGGTTCCAGGGAGCACTTGTATGCACCAGAAAAAAAAGACCCACCAAGGGGTTACGAGCCAAGAGATACTTTAAAGAATTGTGCAGCGGATTCGCAATGAGATTGGCAAACAGTTTCTGGCATGGTAAGGGGTATTTACGGTGTATTTGTGCCCAGAGAACAGAACTCGAGACACAAAAGGAAGAAGGTGGACAATGGTCGTTAACAAATTGTCTCTCCGGGATACGTCGATATTGAAAGCAATATCCATTATATTCATAGTGCTACATAATGCTTTGCATCCAATTTACAGGCCAACAAAGGTATGTAACGAGTTTGATTTTTCCATTTCCCGGATACAGTTTTTTTGGGACAACGTGTCCAATAATATTCTTGCCCTGCCAAATTGTATTTTGATGGCATTTGGGTATGTCGGGGTGGCCTACTTCTTCTTCTTTTCAGCCTATGGACTTGCCTACAAATTCAATAAAAGCGAGAACGTTCCATACTGGGAATTTGTAAAAACGAGACTGGTCAAGTTATATATCCCCATAGCCCTATCAACGTTATTTCTGCTCGTCTTTGTGCTGTTGTTCGGACAATACGGAACCCATGCAAGACTCAGTCCTTACCATCTGCTGTTGCAACTCGCAACTTTCGTAAATTTCACTTCGAGTTATGACGCAGTCATTGTTGGCCCCTGGTGGTTTTTGGGAGCAATAATTCAACTTTATTTTGTCCTGCATATTTTGATGTGGGGAACGAAAAAGTACGGGAATTATTTTCTTCTGGTGATTTCAATTGCTTCCATATTTATACTGATGACGTTTAACAACCTGTTGTCAGAATACATTTTTTTAAAAAAGAATATCATCGGATGGCTGCCGGAAGTGTCGCTGGGCATTTACTTCGTGCGAAGCCGTAAAATTGAAATCACAAACGTACAAGCGACGGTGCTGGCCGCAGTTTGTTTGCTCTTGTACCTTCTTGGCAATGTCTATGAGTTTTTTTGGTATTTTTCGTCCTTCGCAATTCTTTTGTTTTGCGTCATCGTCTCGCACCCTGTCTTATTGTTCGTGCACAAGTTTTGCCGGCTTGATGATTTCTTGAACTATACAGGAAAAATTTCAGTCTACATGTTTCTTGTCAACGGGATAATACGAGAGCCAATCATCGAATTGTACAGCAGGCCGTCTTCGACTGTTCTAACACATTCAATCTGTGCCTTGACCATTCTCGTTCTTTCGTTTTTCGTCGCAGTGCTCTTGATGTTCATTCAAGAAAAGACTGCTGCCGCTTTGAATAGTGGCACCTCGTGATGTATATCCCTCTGGCGTAGCCAATTTGCAAAGAGATCGTTGCAACAAGTCGAATGCAGCTCGCGGTGAGACGTATCTTTTCGTTTTGAGACGCAACAATTTGATGTTGGGGAGAGAAATGCGGAAAATGGCACGTATGCTTTTGGCCTTTGTCGTTGTTGTTCTTTTGAACGGCTGCTGCGGGGCGGGCTTACAACCCCATGCCGGGCAATCGTTGCCACCGGTACAGCTTGATCTTGCGACGTTCGACTCCGGATTTGGCGGGTTTTTCACGGCAAAATGCATGCTGGATCAAGCGCCGGAGTTGCTTAAGAAATACAATGTCGCCATTTCCATTACGCATTATGGCGATTCCAAACATGCCCCATATGGGAACAAGCCCCCCTCGGAGATTGCGAGGCTGACCGGGCTTGGCGTGGAAAAGGCCTTGGAAGACGGAGCCGAGGTCGTGGCCATCGCCTGCAATACCGCCTCGACACAGCATCCTGCCGTCATCGAAAACATCAAGCAGAAGTATCCGGACAAGGAGCACTCCGTCCTGTCAATCATAACGCCGACCATAGGCGCCGTAAAAGAACGTCTGGACAAGCTTCTCGCCACGAATGAGACGGCGACGCTCGCTATATTCGCAACGCCGGCAACAGTGAAAAGCATGACCTATCCCGCGAAGCTGGCGGACATCTATCAAGGGAAGCTGGAGAATGGCGACATCCAGGAAATCAGGCAAGACGACTGGAAGGACTCCTCCCGGCAAACGGCCAATTTTGTTTCTCGCAGCCTCGTCCGGCTTCCCAAAAAGAAAACCATATTCATCTACCAGTTTGCGCCGGGGAACTGGGTCAGCATGATTGAAGAAGGCGCTTTGCAAGACGTCAAACAACGGATCGTTCAGGATGACGTAAGACAATTTCTTGCAAGGCTTTCTCTGGATCACGCTCTTTCCGTTGTCGGCCTGTTTTGCACGCATTACCCCGTATTCAAAGGTCTTATTGCAAAGGAGATGATGGCGGAAAAGGCTGCTGATTCCTCCACACAATTTGTTGAGCAAGGAGATTTTGCTGCAAGTTACGCCTATGCCGCCATTTATTCACAATACAAAGATAAAGTTAGGGATTTTACTGTTTCAGAACAGGAACTTGCAGGGCTTGTTGAGAGAGCGAAGCCTAAGGTTGTGATAAGCGGAGACAATGTATCCCAGACACAAAATCTGGTGAGGACCATTTTTCCTGAATTAAAGGACGTTATCGTCGTCAATGAATCTTTTTCCTCAGCGCCATGAAGTGCATGAGTCTGCGCCGAAAAGCACAAGAGGCCTTTTCTTGGCCGCTTACCTTTTCGGCCAGAGTGCATCCCCCGGGAAGACATACCTGGCAACATCGGCCGCCGGTGTGCGTTTCGACAAGGTGTTGCATTGGCCCTGTCATGGCGCGACGTGCCCGCTCCTGGTCTGCTCCGGAACCGTATCCGCCAGCTCCCGCGAGAAATCCTGAAGGACCAACAAAGAGATAATCAGACGAGCTGGGTGCCAAGCACCCGGTTGCGGCCGGCCATCTTGGCTTCATAGAGTTTGCGGTCGGCCAGGCACAGCAGGTTCTCGGCGCTGCCCCCGGCCTTGGGCACGCAGCAGGCCGCGCCCAGGGTGATGGTGACCACCTTGGAAACGCACGAGCCGTCGTGGGTCAGGCCCAAGTCGGACACGGCCAGACGCATGGCCTCGGCCAGATGCATGGCCCCGGCCAGGTCGGTCTCTTCCAGGATGACGACGAATTCCTCGCCGCCAAACCGCGCCGCCAGATCGCCCGGGCGCTTGAGCACGCCGGCCAGGGTGGCGGCCACGGCCTTCAGGCATTCGTCGCCGGCCATGTGGCCGTAGGTGTCGTTGTAGGCTTTGAAACAGTCGATGTCGGCCATGAGCAGGCTCATGGACGTCGCCCCGCGCATGGCCTGCCGCCAGGCCCGGTTGAGGCAGTCGTTGAAGCGGCGGCGGTTGGCGATGCCGGTCAGGCCGTCACGCATGGACAGCGTTTCCAGCAGATCGCCCCGGCGCTTGAGTTCCACATGGGTGCGCACCCTGGCCTGGACGATGGGGACGCTCACCGGCTTGACGATGTAGTCCACGGCCCCCAGGGCCAGCCCCAGCGTCTCGTCGGCCACGTCGCCCTTGGCCGTCAGGAAAATGATGGGGATGTTGCGGGTGGCCGCCCGGGCCTTGAAACGGCGGCAGACTTCGTAGCCGTCCATGTCGGGCATGAGGATGTCGAGCAAAATAAGGTCCGGCGGACTTTCTTCCACCAAACGCAGAGCCTGGGCGCCGCTGGAGGCGATGCGCACGTCGTATTCGCTGCGCAGGGCTTCGGTCAAGACAGCCAGGTTGGAAGGGGCGTCGTCAACGATGAGGATCGTTGCCGGGGCGGTGGGCAATTCCATGCAGTAGGCTCCGCAACATGAGGCGAGTAAGGCTGTCTAGCCTCTCGATGGGGGGAAGGCAAGGCCGTTAACGTTGGGACGCGCCCGGCCGCCGGTTGGTGAGCCATACCCCGGCCAGCACCAGCGCCCCCCCCACGGCCAGGGCCGGGGACAGCGGCTCGTCCAACAGCGCATGGCCAAGGATCACGGCCACCACCGGCACGAGGTTGATAAACACCCCGGCCTTGGTCGGGCCGATGGCCTTGACGCCTTCATAATACCAGGAAAACCCGTAGCCCGTGGCCAGGATGCCGAAAAAGCCCACGCAGCCCCAGGCGATAGGCCCGGCCGCCGCCACGTCGCGCCACAGGCCCGAGGCCAACGCCGGCGGCAACAGCATGGCCGCGCCCAGGATGCACGACCAGGCCACGGCGCTGTACGGCCCCACCCGCTCCATGGCTTTCTTGCCGGCCAGGGTGTAGGCGGCCCAGGCGGCCACGCAGCCGAAGATGCACAAATCCCCCGTCGAAAGCCCCTTGGCCAACAGCGCCGCCGGATCGCCGCCCGAGACGATGCAGCCCACGCCGGCAAACGAGATGGCGATGCCGGCGATCTTGAGCTTAGTGAAACGCTCACGGAAAAACAGACCTGAAAACAGCGCCACCACCGACGGGATGCAGGCCACGATAAGCGCCGCCCGGCCGGCCGGCACGGTGCGAAGCCCGGCGAAAAACAGCGCGTTGTAGGCAAAGATGCCCGTGGCGGCCAGGGTCAGCAGCCAGGGCAGGTCGCGCCGGGCCAGCCTGGGGAATTTTCCCTCCACGCGGGCAGTCAGGCAAAAGAGGAACACCGAAGCCAGGGCGAAACGCAAAAACGCCGCCGAAAACGGTCCCATGTAGGTGGACAGCACCCGGCCGGCCACCCAGGTGCCGCCCCACAGCACGGCCGAACCGACGAGTTTGCAGTAGATTCGCGTCATGGCCAGGCTCCTTTTCCCTTCGGGGGGAGCTTGTTCGCATAATCACTTGCAAAAGTCATGCGTTACGGCGTTTACCCGGCTGATTTTCCGGGGTAGGCTGCCCCAAACCCGGAGCAGCCATGGAACCCATGAACTTCAATTTCCAGTGCGGCGACCCGCCGCCGCCAAGCGGCATCTCCATCGGCATCGTCGGGGCCGGCCCCTCGGGCCTGGCAGCCGCCGGCTACCTGTCGTGCCTGGGCCATGCCGTCGAGGTCTACGACAAGATGCCCAAACCCGGCGGGCTGATGCTGTTCGGCATCCCCGGCCACCGCATCCCGCGCGAGCGTATCGAGGCCGGCACGTTGCGCATGGCCCGCCAATACGGCGTGGTCTTCCACACCCACACCAAGATCTGCTGCAGCGCGCCGCTTTTTGAGGAAGAGGGCGACCATTTCTGCACCGAGGTCAAGGGCCTGGGCGAAATGATCACCAAGCACGAAGCCATCATGATCGCCACCGGCTCCTGGCGCTCGCGCAAGCTCGGCATCCCCGGCGAGGACCTGCCCGGGGTGTGCTCGGGCCTGGAATTTCTCTTCCCCATCCGGGCCGCCCACTACTGCGCCCCGGGAGTCAAGGCCCCGGACGTGGCCGGCAAGAAGGTCGTGGTCATCGGGGCCGGGCACTCGGCCGTGGATGTGGCCCACGGCGCGGCCGCCCTGGGCGCGGCCTCCGTCGACATGCTCTACCGCCGCACCCGGGCCGAAGCCCCCTGCGGACGCCTCGAAGTCGAACGCCTGGAAGCCGCCGGCGTGGTCTGGCACGAAGGCTGCCTGCCCGAGGCCGTCCTTGGCGAGACAGCGGCCACGGGCATCGTCTGCAAACAAGGCGGCCTGGAGCGCGGCTTCGAAGCCGACCTCGTCGTCGCCGCCATCGGCGAGGTGGCCACGCCGCCCTTTGCCAAGGAACTCGGCCTTGAATCCGTGCGCAAGGGCGAAGTGCGCTGGCTCAACATGACCGCCATCGAAAACGTGTTCGTGGCCGGCGATGCCCTCACCGGCCCCAGCAAGATCGGCAAGGCCATCTATTCCGGGCTGCGCGCCGCCCGCTCCCTGGCCCAGTGGCTCGACCTCAAGGCCCAGAACCGCCAGACCGAATTCACCGGCGACGAACTCATCAGCCGCGAAGCCGAACGCTTCCCCGGCGGCGATTTCCGCGACGCGCCCAGGGTAAGGGGAAGATAATTAAAGACGAAGATGCCTCCGGCGGCCGGGGGCCTGAGGCCCCCGGACCCCCCACATGGGAAAGGGGGACGATTGCAGCGGGAGTGAAAATGGAAGAACAGAAGACGTTGTATATTGATTACGGCAAGTGCATCGGCTGCGAGACGTGCGAATACGTCTGCCGCTTCGTCCACGACATGCCGCGCATCCACATGATCCGCACGGCAACCGGCTTCATGGCCCCGCTGTACTGCCGGCACTGCGCCGAACCCAACTGCGCCAAGGTCTGCAAGCGCGGAGCCATCGTGCGCGACCGCGACGGGGCCATGGTGCTGGACCCCATGCTCTGCCGGGGCTGCCAGTCGCGCCAGTGCATGCTCGCTTGCCCCTACATGGCGATTTTCGAGACCGACAAGGGCGTGACCGTGGTCAAGTGCGACCTGTGCGCCGCCCGCCGCCAGCGCGGCCTGGAGCCGGCCTGCGCCGCCATGTGCCCTTGCGGGGCCATCGAATACGTGGACCGGGCCACGGCCGAAACGCTGCCCGACGAGGCGGCCAGGGCGGCCGAGCAAAGGGTGCTCGACTTCGTCAAACCTCCGAAAACCAAGCCCGGCGAGTGAGTTGGCCCATAAAAAGCTTGACCCGGCGCGCCAGGACGCGGCACCTCTTCGGTCAAACCAGACATGACCGTCAATCCGGCCGACCGTCACCAGGACCCCGGCCGACAAGGAGCACGCCATGAATAGCGCCGACACCGACGCCACGGACCTGTCCCCGGAAGCCGCCAAGGCCGAGGCCCTGCACCAAAGCGCCCTGGAAGCCTTGTCCCGCAAGGAAATCGAGACCGCCCGGGAAGGCTTCGCCAAGGCCCTGGAACAGTTCGAGGCCCTTGGCGACGACATCGGCGTGGCCATGACCAGCCACAACCTGGGCCTGACCTGCCAGGAAGCCGGCGAACTCGACGAAGCCCGGGCCTGGCTGGAAAAATCCCTGGCCATCAGCGAACGCGAGGACCTCGACGGCGGCATGACCGTCACCTGCCACCAGCTTGGCGTGGTGGCCCAGCTGGCCGAGGACAACGACACGGCCATGGAATGGTACATCCGCGCCCTGGCCCTGGAAGAAAAGAGCGGCAACGTGGCCGGCGAAGCCAAGACCAGCCATCAGCTCGGCATCGTCAGCCACCTGCGCGGCGACCTGGAAGCGGCCAAGGCCTGGTACGGCCGGTCCATCGAATGCTTTAAAAAGGTCGGCGACGAGGTCAGCGTGGCCAATACCCAAAAGCTCCTCGATTTCGTCACTGACTACCAACGCCAAGGCAGCCACGAAGGCCACGCCGGGCCGTGCGGCCGGCAGCAGTAGCGGGGATGTGGAGAAGAGGGGGGATGCCTCCGGCGGCCGGGGGCCTGAGGCCCCCGGACCCCCCGATAATAAAAAGCCGCCCGGCGTCTGCCCGGGCGGCTTTTTCGCGTCCGGCGGGCGCGGCAAGCTACAAAATCTGCTCCAGGAATTTCTGGGTGCGCGGATGCTGGGGGTTGCTGTAAAACTGCTCGGGCGTGGCGATTTCCAGAATCTGCCCCTCGTCCATGAAAACGATGCGGTCGGCCACTTCCCGGGCAAACCCCATTTCGTGGGTGACGCACACCATGGTCATGCCTTCACGGGCAAGCTTCACCATGACGTCGAGCACTTCGCCGATCATCTCCGGGTCCAGGGCCGAGGTCGGCTCGTCAAAGAGCATGATCTTGGGGCTCATGGCCAGGGCCCGGGCGATGGCCACGCGCTGCTGCTGGCCGCCCGAGAGCTTGGCCGGATAGACGTCGGCCTTCTCCAGGATGCCGACTTTTTCCAGCAGCCGGCTGGCCATGGCGTCGGCGTCGGCTTTCTCCATGCCCTTGAGCTTGATAGGAGCCAGGGTGATGTTTTCCAGAACCGTCTTGTGCGGGAACAGGTTGAAGCTCTGGAACACCATGCCTACTTCCATGCGCACCTTGTTGATGTCCACGGACTTGTCGTCGAGATCGAAGCCGTCCACCACGATCTTGCCCGAGCTGATGTCTTCCAGGCGGTTGATGGTGCGCAGCAACGTGGATTTGCCCGAGCCGCTGGGGCCGATGATGACGACCTTTTCGCCGGGGGCCACGTCCAGGCTCACGTGGGACAGCGCGGCCACGTCGTCGAAATACTTGCTGACGTCCGATATGCGGATGATGGGGCTATCGTTTGACATGGTGCGACAGACGCTCCTCCATGAAACTCACCAGTTTGGAGAGAATCAGGGTGATGATCAGGTAGACCACGGCCACCATGGTGAACGTCTCGAAATACAGAAACGATTCCGAGGCGAACTCGCGGCCCCGGCGCAGCAGATCGGCCACGCCCAGGATGGAGACCAGGGAGGTGTCCTTTAACAGCGCGATGAATTCGTTGCCGACCGGCGGCAAAATGGTGCGCCAGGCCTGGGGCAGGATCACGTAGTACATGGTCTGGGACCGGGTGAAGCCCAGCGACCGGGCGGCCTCGGTCTGGCCCACGGCGATGGCCGTGATGCCGGCCCGGAACACCTCGCCCATGTAGGCCCCGTAGCACACGCTCATGGAGATGACCGCGGCCAGCAGGTCCGGCACGTGCACCACGCGCCCAAGGGCGTAGTAGATGTAGAAAAGCTGCACCAGAAGCGGCACCCCGCGCACCACCTCGACATAGGTGGAGGCCACGAGGTTGATGTACTTGTTGCGCGAGATGCGCCCCAAGCCGGTGATGAGTCCGATGACCAGGGCCAGCGCGATGGCGCTGACGGTGACCTGGAAGGTGACCAGGATGCCGTCCGGGATGAATTTGAAAATCCGCAAATACGGATCAGGCTTGAAATAGAGCAGGCAGCCCAGGGTCACCAGCGCGCCGATGAACGACAGCCACCAGGCCGAGACCAGCCCTTTGTCGGAAGGTTTGGGGATGGCGGCCCCGTCGCCGACGTCAATGACGATGGGCTGGGTTTCTTCGACGACGCACTTGCCTTGGTGTTTCATGCGGCACTTCCACGCGGCGCGTCCGCCGGCCCCGCGTGGGCGGCCGGCGGACGGAGACGGTTAACCGGTCGGGCCTACTCGGCCGTGCCGAGCCATTTCTTGAGGATTTCCTTGTCCAGACCCTTGGCCGTGACGGCGGCCAGACCCTTGTTGATGAGCTCCAGGGTCTCCTTGTTGCCCTTCTGCACGGCCACGCCGTACAGTTCGTCGTCGGCCGGGATGATGCAGGCGATCTTCAGCGCGTCCTTGTAGTTGTCCTTTTTCAGGGCATACAGCTTGGCGACCGGATCATCGCAGACCACGCCGTCGATGCGGCCGTTGTACAGGTCTTCGAAGGCCAGGCCGACTTCGTCGTAGGACTTGTCCTTCACGCCTTCGGTCTTTTTGACGGCAAAGTGGCCTGTGGTGCTGATCTGGGCGCCCAGGGTCTTGCCCTTGAGGTCCTCGATGCACTTGGCGGCGGACTTCTTGGGGATGACCAGAGCCTGGCGCACCTTCATGTAGGGGGTGGAGAAGTCCATGGTGTTTTTGCGCTCGTCGGTGATGGTGACCGAGGAGCAGATGGCGTCGTACTTGCCGGCGGCCAGACCGGCGAAGATGCCGTCCCAGGCCACGGCCTTGAATTCCGGGGTGAACCCGGCTTCCTTGCCGGCGGCTTCCATGAGATCGACGGCAAGGCCCGTGATCTTCTTGTCGGCGTTCACGAACTCCATGGGCGGCCAGGTTGCGTCGGTGGCGAAGACGATGGTTTTGGCCAGGGTCGGGGAGGCCGTCATGGCGACAAGCGCGAGGGTCAGGACGAGTTTTTTGACCATGGAACACTCCTGTGGCTGCGGTTAAACGAAAAAAGGGCACGTACCCTTAACGCCGGGTAACTTTGTCACGCTCTTGTGGCCGAATCTTCAACAAAATTCAAGACTCGGCCGCTGGAAAACCGGGAGCTTGGCCCCTGTCAGGAGCCTTGGGCGGGGTTCCAATTTTGGCAAAACCCGGCCAGGCGTTCGCAATTTTTCCGGAAATCGACCCGGCCAAAGCCGATGCGAAAATGTTTGGCCCAGCTTTCGCCGTAGAGGCTGCCGGGCAGGAGCAGCACGCCGGTTGCTTCGAGCAGCGCTTGGCAGAAGGCGTCGGCCGACCCTTGGCGCAAGGCCGGGAAGGCGGTCAGGCCGCCGCGCGGGGCCGTGAAATGAAACAGATCGGCCCGAGACGTGAAGAACTTGGTCAGGACGCGCCGATTGGGCTCCAGGATGCCGGCCATGCGGGCAAGAAGCTGGTCCCCGGCGGCCAGGGCGCAGGTCGCCAGGTATTCCGACGGGGCCGAGCCGCAGATGGACAGGTAGTCCTTGACCGAGGCCATGCGGGCGAGCAGGTCCCGGTCGCGGCAGGCCGCCCAGCCCACCCGAAGCCCGGCCAGGCCGTAGGACTTGGACAACACCCCCAGCGACACGGCCCGGGGATCGATGTCGCAGGCGGCGGGCAGGGGGGCGACGCCCTCGGCCTCGGAAAAGCGGTAGACCTCGTCGGAAAAAACGCGCACCCCGCGCGCGGCGGCCGCCGCCAGGATGGCCGCGAAATCCTCGGGCGAGGGCAGATAGCCGGTGGGATTATGGGGGAAATTCACCACCAAGGCCTTGACCGCCGGCTCGGCCAGCAGGGACGTCAGTTCGCCGAGGTCCGGGGCAAAGTCCCGGTCGGGGTCCAGACGCCAGGGCAGGACGCGCGCGCCAAGGCTTTGGGCCACGTCGGCCAGGGACTGGTAGCGGGGATCGACCACCACCACCGAGTCGCCAGGGGCAAGGGTCGCGGCCATGAAGGTGAAGATGGCTTCCTCCGCCCCGACGTGGACCAAGACGTCGTCGGGTTGGGCGGTCTCGTAGAGGTCGGCCACGGCCTGGCGCAGGGCCGGCGCGCCCTTGGATTCGGTGTAGCCCAGGTGGACCCGGGACAGTCCGTCGGCCGCGCCAGGGACGAGATCGAGCAGTTCCCCGACGGACAGCGACTCGCCGTCGGAACAGCACAAAAGATGCGGGGCGGTAAACTCGTGGCGGGCGAAAAACCGCTCCAGGCGAAAGGGAGGGAGTTGCACGGCGTTGCGGTCCTTTTGCAGTGAGGATAGGGTCCCTGGGAAAAAGGGACAAGGGGTCATACGCATGTTCGGGGCAACCGGCAAGATGCTTGCGGCGTCCGGGCCGGCGCACGTTTGCCGCGCCGCCGCCGCCTGTCCGCGATTGTCGCCGGCTTTCGATTATGTTACCGGAACGAACCTATGGCATTCGACATTGCCCAGATCCTGCGCACCAACAAGACCCTGGCCATTTGGGCGGCCTTTTTCGGTCTGGTGTGGCTGACGAGTTACTACGGCCTTTTCGGGCTGGTTTTCACCACCTACATCCTGTGCTTCCTGTTTGGCGGCCCCATCGAAAAGCTGGCCGCCAGGACGCGCT
It contains:
- a CDS encoding amino acid ABC transporter permease: MKHQGKCVVEETQPIVIDVGDGAAIPKPSDKGLVSAWWLSFIGALVTLGCLLYFKPDPYLRIFKFIPDGILVTFQVTVSAIALALVIGLITGLGRISRNKYINLVASTYVEVVRGVPLLVQLFYIYYALGRVVHVPDLLAAVISMSVCYGAYMGEVFRAGITAIAVGQTEAARSLGFTRSQTMYYVILPQAWRTILPPVGNEFIALLKDTSLVSILGVADLLRRGREFASESFLYFETFTMVAVVYLIITLILSKLVSFMEERLSHHVKR
- a CDS encoding tetratricopeptide repeat protein, whose translation is MNSADTDATDLSPEAAKAEALHQSALEALSRKEIETAREGFAKALEQFEALGDDIGVAMTSHNLGLTCQEAGELDEARAWLEKSLAISEREDLDGGMTVTCHQLGVVAQLAEDNDTAMEWYIRALALEEKSGNVAGEAKTSHQLGIVSHLRGDLEAAKAWYGRSIECFKKVGDEVSVANTQKLLDFVTDYQRQGSHEGHAGPCGRQQ
- a CDS encoding basic amino acid ABC transporter substrate-binding protein, yielding MVKKLVLTLALVAMTASPTLAKTIVFATDATWPPMEFVNADKKITGLAVDLMEAAGKEAGFTPEFKAVAWDGIFAGLAAGKYDAICSSVTITDERKNTMDFSTPYMKVRQALVIPKKSAAKCIEDLKGKTLGAQISTTGHFAVKKTEGVKDKSYDEVGLAFEDLYNGRIDGVVCDDPVAKLYALKKDNYKDALKIACIIPADDELYGVAVQKGNKETLELINKGLAAVTAKGLDKEILKKWLGTAE
- a CDS encoding pyridoxal phosphate-dependent aminotransferase; amino-acid sequence: MQLPPFRLERFFARHEFTAPHLLCCSDGESLSVGELLDLVPGAADGLSRVHLGYTESKGAPALRQAVADLYETAQPDDVLVHVGAEEAIFTFMAATLAPGDSVVVVDPRYQSLADVAQSLGARVLPWRLDPDRDFAPDLGELTSLLAEPAVKALVVNFPHNPTGYLPSPEDFAAILAAAAARGVRVFSDEVYRFSEAEGVAPLPAACDIDPRAVSLGVLSKSYGLAGLRVGWAACRDRDLLARMASVKDYLSICGSAPSEYLATCALAAGDQLLARMAGILEPNRRVLTKFFTSRADLFHFTAPRGGLTAFPALRQGSADAFCQALLEATGVLLLPGSLYGESWAKHFRIGFGRVDFRKNCERLAGFCQNWNPAQGS
- a CDS encoding amino acid ABC transporter ATP-binding protein, which codes for MSNDSPIIRISDVSKYFDDVAALSHVSLDVAPGEKVVIIGPSGSGKSTLLRTINRLEDISSGKIVVDGFDLDDKSVDINKVRMEVGMVFQSFNLFPHKTVLENITLAPIKLKGMEKADADAMASRLLEKVGILEKADVYPAKLSGGQQQRVAIARALAMSPKIMLFDEPTSALDPEMIGEVLDVMVKLAREGMTMVCVTHEMGFAREVADRIVFMDEGQILEIATPEQFYSNPQHPRTQKFLEQIL
- a CDS encoding DMT family transporter produces the protein MTRIYCKLVGSAVLWGGTWVAGRVLSTYMGPFSAAFLRFALASVFLFCLTARVEGKFPRLARRDLPWLLTLAATGIFAYNALFFAGLRTVPAGRAALIVACIPSVVALFSGLFFRERFTKLKIAGIAISFAGVGCIVSGGDPAALLAKGLSTGDLCIFGCVAAWAAYTLAGKKAMERVGPYSAVAWSCILGAAMLLPPALASGLWRDVAAAGPIAWGCVGFFGILATGYGFSWYYEGVKAIGPTKAGVFINLVPVVAVILGHALLDEPLSPALAVGGALVLAGVWLTNRRPGASQR
- a CDS encoding FAD-dependent oxidoreductase, translated to MEPMNFNFQCGDPPPPSGISIGIVGAGPSGLAAAGYLSCLGHAVEVYDKMPKPGGLMLFGIPGHRIPRERIEAGTLRMARQYGVVFHTHTKICCSAPLFEEEGDHFCTEVKGLGEMITKHEAIMIATGSWRSRKLGIPGEDLPGVCSGLEFLFPIRAAHYCAPGVKAPDVAGKKVVVIGAGHSAVDVAHGAAALGAASVDMLYRRTRAEAPCGRLEVERLEAAGVVWHEGCLPEAVLGETAATGIVCKQGGLERGFEADLVVAAIGEVATPPFAKELGLESVRKGEVRWLNMTAIENVFVAGDALTGPSKIGKAIYSGLRAARSLAQWLDLKAQNRQTEFTGDELISREAERFPGGDFRDAPRVRGR
- a CDS encoding 4Fe-4S dicluster domain-containing protein — encoded protein: MEEQKTLYIDYGKCIGCETCEYVCRFVHDMPRIHMIRTATGFMAPLYCRHCAEPNCAKVCKRGAIVRDRDGAMVLDPMLCRGCQSRQCMLACPYMAIFETDKGVTVVKCDLCAARRQRGLEPACAAMCPCGAIEYVDRATAETLPDEAARAAEQRVLDFVKPPKTKPGE
- a CDS encoding acyltransferase family protein translates to MVVNKLSLRDTSILKAISIIFIVLHNALHPIYRPTKVCNEFDFSISRIQFFWDNVSNNILALPNCILMAFGYVGVAYFFFFSAYGLAYKFNKSENVPYWEFVKTRLVKLYIPIALSTLFLLVFVLLFGQYGTHARLSPYHLLLQLATFVNFTSSYDAVIVGPWWFLGAIIQLYFVLHILMWGTKKYGNYFLLVISIASIFILMTFNNLLSEYIFLKKNIIGWLPEVSLGIYFVRSRKIEITNVQATVLAAVCLLLYLLGNVYEFFWYFSSFAILLFCVIVSHPVLLFVHKFCRLDDFLNYTGKISVYMFLVNGIIREPIIELYSRPSSTVLTHSICALTILVLSFFVAVLLMFIQEKTAAALNSGTS
- a CDS encoding glutamate racemase yields the protein MARMLLAFVVVVLLNGCCGAGLQPHAGQSLPPVQLDLATFDSGFGGFFTAKCMLDQAPELLKKYNVAISITHYGDSKHAPYGNKPPSEIARLTGLGVEKALEDGAEVVAIACNTASTQHPAVIENIKQKYPDKEHSVLSIITPTIGAVKERLDKLLATNETATLAIFATPATVKSMTYPAKLADIYQGKLENGDIQEIRQDDWKDSSRQTANFVSRSLVRLPKKKTIFIYQFAPGNWVSMIEEGALQDVKQRIVQDDVRQFLARLSLDHALSVVGLFCTHYPVFKGLIAKEMMAEKAADSSTQFVEQGDFAASYAYAAIYSQYKDKVRDFTVSEQELAGLVERAKPKVVISGDNVSQTQNLVRTIFPELKDVIVVNESFSSAP
- a CDS encoding diguanylate cyclase — translated: MELPTAPATILIVDDAPSNLAVLTEALRSEYDVRIASSGAQALRLVEESPPDLILLDILMPDMDGYEVCRRFKARAATRNIPIIFLTAKGDVADETLGLALGAVDYIVKPVSVPIVQARVRTHVELKRRGDLLETLSMRDGLTGIANRRRFNDCLNRAWRQAMRGATSMSLLMADIDCFKAYNDTYGHMAGDECLKAVAATLAGVLKRPGDLAARFGGEEFVVILEETDLAGAMHLAEAMRLAVSDLGLTHDGSCVSKVVTITLGAACCVPKAGGSAENLLCLADRKLYEAKMAGRNRVLGTQLV